The Agrococcus sp. ProA11 genomic sequence GCCGAGCACGGCCGCGACGTCTTCATCGACCTGTTCGAGCAGCTGCCCGCGCCCTACGGGCTGGTCCGCTACGGCGTCGCCCCCGATCATCCGCGCATCAAGGGCATCATCGCGGCGCTCCGCGAAGTGCTCGAATCGGGCGTCGTGCGCCTGTTCGGCAACGTGCGCTTCGGCGAGGATGTGACCCTCGACGACCTCGAGCAGCACTACCACGGGGTGATCTTCGCCACGGGCGCGACGAAGGACGCACCGCTCGAGATCCCCGGCATCGACCTGGAGGGCTCCTACGGCGCCGCCGACTTCGTCTCCTGGTACGACGGCCACCCCGATGTGCCGCGCGAGTGGCCGCTGGAGGCCAAGGAGATCGCGGTCATCGGCAACGGCAACGTCGCACTCGACGTGGCTCGCATGCTCGTCAAGCACCCCGAGGATCTGCTGCCGACCGAGGTGCCCGACAACGTCGTCGAGGGACTCCGCGCGTCCCCGGTCACGGATGTGCACGTCTTCGGTCGCCGCGGCCCGCTGCACGTGAAGTTCACGCCGCTCGAGCTGCGCGAGCTGGGCGAGCTGCGCGACGTCGACATGATCCTCCACGACGAGGACTTCGGCGTCGATCCCGATGAGGAGACGCTGAAGCAGAACAAGCAGATCCTGGTGATCTCGCGCGTGCTCGACCAGTGGCGGCAGCGAGCGACCGGCACGGCGAGCCGCCGGCTGCACCTGCACTTCTGGTCGAAGCCGGATGCGGTGCTCGGCGACGAGCACGTCGAGGCGCTGCGCGTCGAGCGCACCCGGCCCGCCGAGCACGGGCTCGAGGCCACGGGTGAGTTCCGCGACATCCCGGTGCAGGCGGTCTACCGGGCGGTGGGCTACTTCTCGTCGCCGCTGCCGGACGTGCCCTTCGACGATCTGCGCGGCGTGATCCCGAACATCGCCGGCCGCGTGCACGACGGCTCGCGCCCGATGCCGGGCATGTACGCCACCGGCTGGATCAAGCGCGGCCCGGTCGGCCTCATCGGCCACACGAAGTCGGATGCGAAGGAGACCATCGAGCAGCTGCTCTCGGATGAGCACTCCTGGTGGAAGCCGCAGGCCTACGATGCGGATGCCGTGCCGGCGCTGCTGGCCGAGCGCGAGGTCGCGTGGACGGACATCGCGGGCTGGATCCGTCTCGACGAGCACGAGCAGGCGCTCGGTGAGCCGCACGGCCGCGCGCGCATCAAGGTCGTGCCGCGCGACGAGATGATCGCCGTCTCCCGCCCCGAGTAGCCCCCACCCCCGCAGGGCGCGTCACGAGACCGACGCGCCCGCCCCCCGCAGGTCGAGGAGCGCCCGCAGGGCGCGTCACGAGACCGGACGTGCCCCCCCGCTACTGCAACGCCGAGCTCAGCCGCGCAATGCTGTCGAAGGCCTGCGCGACCCGCGGCCTGGCCATCCACGCCGGCAGCGTGAGCTCCGTCGACTGCTGCCGGTAGGCATCCGCGATGCCCTGCAGCTGCGCGACCATCGAGGTGCCCTCCAGCAGCATCGACACCTCGAAGTTCAACCCGAACGAGCGCATGTCGATGTTTGAGGAGCCGATCACCGAGACCCGGTCGTCGAAGGTCATGAACTTCGAGTGCAGCACCGTCGGCTTGGCGAACAGGATGATCTTGACGCCCGCGCGCAGCAGCTCCTCGTAGTAGGAGCGCTGCGCGTGATAGGTCCAGAACTGGTCCCCGACCTCGCTCGCAAACAGCTCGACCTCGATGCCGCGCATGGCCGCCGAGGTGATCGCGTACCGCATCGCCTCGTCGGGCACGAAGTAGGGGCTCACGATCGTGATCCGCTGCTCGGCGGCATGCACGAGCTCGAGGAAGATGCGCAGGTTCACTTCACCCTCGAAACCGGGGCCCGACGGGATCACGGATGCGTTCAGATCACCACTGGGCGTCTCGGTCTCGCTCGCGAGCTCGACGAGCTCGTTCGTCTCGGCCCACCAGTCCGACCAGAACAGCGCATCGAGGGCGACCACCGTGGGGCCGGCGAGCTCGATCCAGGCATCTCGCCACTGCAGCCCGCGGCGGATGTTCCTGCGCAGCAGGTAGGAGGGATCGATGAGGTTGAGCGAGCCCGTGAAGCCGACCGTGCCGTCGATGACGACGAGCTTGCGGTGGTTGCGCAGGTCGGGTCGCTGCCACTGCTTGCGCCACGGCCGCAGCGGCAGCATGTCGCGCACTTCCGCACCCATGCCCCGGAGTCGGGCGAGCGTCTCCTTGCGGCGCGGATACCGCACACTCGTGAGGTGGTCGACGAGCACGCGGACGATGACGCCGCGTGCCCTGGCCCGCTCGAGCGCGGCGAAGAAGACCTCGGTGCGCTCGGACGCGACCAGCAGGTAGAACTCGATGTGCACGAACTGCTCGGCCTCATCGATGTGCCGTGCCATGGCCTCGAGCTGCGCGTCGAACTCTCCCCAGACGACCCCCGTGACGGGGCCGACATGCGGCATCGAGGAGAGCTCGCGGTTGAGCTCCACGACGCCGGCGAGCCAGCTGGGGCGGCCGGGGAAGGCCTCCGCGTCAGCGACCTCGAGCGTCGTCTCGCCGATGAGCTTCTGGATCGCCGCCATCTTGTTGCGGCGGCTCTTGGGCAGGCGGTTGTTGCCGAGCAGGGCGAAGATGATCCAGCCCGCGATCGGCTGGATCATGATGATGAGCAGCCACGCGATCGCCGAGGCGGGCTTGCGGTTGTACGGCACCGTGACGATGGCCAGCAGCCGCAGGCCGACGTCGACCACCACGTACAGCCACGTGAGGGCCTGGGTGAGCGTCAGCTCCACTGCATCTGCTTCACGCAGGTCACCGGCACTGCTCGGGCTAGCGGAAGTTGAGGAACTGGAGGTCGATCTCGAAGTCGCCGCCCTTGAGCAGCTTGATCGCCGCCTGCAGGTCGTCGCGGCTCTTGGAGCTCACGCGCACCTCGTCGCCCTGGATCTGCGCCTTGACCGACTTCGGCCCTTCCTCGCGGAGGAGCTTCGTGACCTTCTTCGCGTTCTCGGTCGAGATGCCGTCCTTCAGGGCGATCTCGATGCGGAACTCCTTGCCGGAGGGGTACGGGTCGCCCTGTTCGAGCATCTTGAGCTCGATGCCGCGCTTGATGAACTTCGACTGCACGACGTCGAGCACGGCCTTCACGCGCTCCTCGGAGGTCGCCTTCAGGAGCACCTTGTCGCCGCTCCAGGCGACGTCGGCGCCGACGCCCTTGAAGTCGTAGCGCTGCTCGACCTCCTTGCGCGCCTGGTTGACGGCGTTCTCCGCCTCCATCTTGTCGACCTTGCTGACCACATCGAACGAGGAATCTGCCATGCCCCGATCCTACGCATCGTTCCGCTCCGCGCAGCCGCACAACGCAAGCCCGAGGGTCGCCTTCCGCGAGGCAAAACGGCGATCCGGCCCGGGCAGCAACTCTCATGACTGAGGCCAACGACGAAGCCCCGTCGCAAGGACGGGGCTTCTGGAGTGGCGAGTGAGGGATTCGAACCCCCGAATGCTGAGCAGTCTGATTTACAGTCAGATCCCTTTGGCCGCTTGGGTAACTCGCCGTGGCCGATCACGGCCGCCGTCCAGCATACATGGCGACACCGCCGGGCGACGACCTCGGCAGGCGCTCGCTGTGCCGGATAGATTCGACGGATGCACGAGCTCCATGACCTGCTGGTCGGCATCGCCGTCGAGGCCGCGACCCTGGCGCGGCAGCGCCGAGCCGAAGGCGTCACGATCGCCGCGAGCAAGTCGAGCCTCGAGGACATCGTGACGGACGCCGACCGCGAGGTGGAGCGGCTGATCGTCGATCGCATCCGCGCCGCCAGGCCCGAAGACGGGATCCTCGGCGAGGAGGGCACGAGCATCGTCGGCGCCTCCGGCCTCACGTGGGTCATCGACCCGATCGACGGCACGGTCAACTACCTCTACGACATCCCCGCCTACGCGGTCTCGATCGCGCTCGTGGAGGGCGCGCCCGACCCGACGACCTGGCGTGCGCTCTCCGCCGCGGTCGTCAACGCGGCAACCGGCACCGTCTTCGAGGCGCAACGCGGCGGCGGAGCGCGGCGGGATGGCCGCCCGATCACGGTGGCGGATGCGGTGCCCGCCGAGATCGCGCTCGTCGGCACCGGCTTCGGGTACGACGGCGAGCGTCGGGTTCGGCAGGCCGCCGTGGTGCAGGGCCTGATCGGATCCGTACGCGACATCCGCCGCATCGGTGCGGCTTCCCTAGACCTCGCGTCGGTGGCGAGCGGCAGCCTCAACGCCTACTTCGAGCGCGGTCTGCAGCCCTGGGACATGGCCGCAGGCGCGCTGATCGTGGAGGAAGCAGGCGGCGTGGTGCGGGGGTGGGATGGTGCACCGGCGAGCAGCGACTTCCTGCTCGCCGCGTCACCGGCGCTGGCCGACGAGCTCATGGCGCTCCTGGCCCCACTGCGCCCAGCCGACGTGTGACCCTTGCCACACCGTTATCGATCCGTTATATTTGGTGGTTGGACAGGGCAATGCGCGTGCACTCGGCATGCCGTTGCACCCTTGCACCGGTCCATGCGACGATCGGTGCCGACAGGTCCCTGGATCTGCGCGCGAGCGCGATCCGACACTGACCCCGACCTGAGGACGGCCCCAGCGTGACGTATCCCACCCGACGAGCTCTTCGCTCGTCTGCTGTGGACGCTGCGCGAGCCGAGGGGGAGCAGCCCACCCGACGTGCGCTGCGCGAGCAGGAGCGCGCCGCAGCGGCGATCGCGATGACCGCGAGCGAGGCGCGCGCGCTCGAGCGCGTGTTCGTCGCCGAGGGCGCGGCGCCGCTGTACACGAGCCGGCGAGCACTCCGCGAGGCCGCGACGCGCGTCGCGCAGGATCTCCCGGTCACGATCGCCGAGGCGACCTACACGGCTCCGATGATCACCGTCGCTGCGCCGTCGCTCGGCAATGGCGGCGAGGCGCTCCCGGCCGTTCGGCCTCCGCGGCCACTCGCGCCGCGCGTGGTCCGACGCGCGCCGATCGCGCCGCCGCCGCAGCGCAAGGGCGAGCGCACCCGACGCATCGCGCAGAAGCTCTCCGCCGGCGGTGCGCTGCTGTTCATCGGCTCGCTCGTGGTCGTGACCTCCCTGCCGGCGCAGGCCGTGCAGCCCGCGGCCGGCATCGACCCGGAAGTGGCGCAGATCCACGACGACGTGCAGACGCTCGACAGTGTCTCTACCGAGACCACTACCTACTTCGCGCGCGACGACGTGACGGTCAACGACCAGATGGCCGTCGCGCGGATGTCCGCTGGCGAGCGCGCCGCCTACCAGGCAGTCGCCGACAGCGAGCCAGTCGGTCGCTCGTACACGGGCGACCCCGCGTTCCCGCAGGTCTGGAGCATGCTCGAGACCGGGTTCGTGCAGACACCCTTCCCCACCATGGACCAGGTGCCGGTCTCGAGCCAGTTCGGCTACCGCGTCGGCGGCTACCACGGCGGCAGCGACCTGACGCCCGGCCTCGGCACCGAGATCCGCCCGATCGCGAACGGCGTCGTGTCGGCGGTCTGGCAGGGGAATAACCCGGGCGGCGGCGGCTACGCGGTCTTCATCGACCACAACATCGACGGCCAGTTCGTGCAGTCCTGGTACGCGCACATGATGCCGGGCACGATCAATGTGGAGGTCGGCCAGGTGGTCGACATCACCGACGTCGTCGGTCAGGTCGGCAACTCCGGCCGCTCGACCGGTCCGCACCTGCACCTCGAGCTCAAGAACTCGGACTACGTCTCGTTCGACCCCATGCTCTGGCTGCAGACGCGCGAGATGAACCTGGAGTCCCGCTAGGCACTCGCCGCAGCGCGGGCCGGTCGGCCCGGCGCCGCACCACGGCGGCGCGCGACTATGCGCCCGTCCGCACCCAGACGACCTCGTCCGCCGCGAGCGATGCCGAGTCCAGCGGCGACGACGTCAGCAGGATCTCGCCGCGCGGCACATCGACCGCGTCATGCCCGAGATTGGCCACGACCGTGACAGCGCCGATCCTGAACGACAGCGCGGTCGGGCCCACGTCGATCCATTCGAGCGTGCCCGTGGCCAACGAGAACTCCCGGCGCAGCCGCAGCGCGCGGCGATACAGCTCGAGCGTCGAGCCCGCCACCCCGTTCTGCGCGTCGTGAGCGAGCGCCGCCCACTCCGGCGGCTGCGGCAGCCAGCTCTCGCCCGTGGCGTTGAAGCCGTAGGCGGGCGCGGCGGCCTCCCACGGGATCGGCACGCGGCATCCGTCGCGACCCCACAGCTCGCCCTGCGTGCGGGCGAAGGTCGGGTCCTGCCGCTGGTGCGGCTCGATCGCCGTGACCTCCGGCAGGCCGAGCTCTTCGCCCTGGTAGACGTATGCGCTGCCGGGGAGCGCGAGCATGAGCGCTGTCGCGGCACGGCCGCGGCGCAACGACACGGTCGGATCCGCCTTCGAGATCGAGGTCGGGCCGATCCCCGCGCCGTGGGGCGGCGGTGGGACGAGCGCGAGCCGCGTGCGGTGCCGGATGGTGTCGTGGTTCGACAGCACCCAGGTCGGGGGAGCGCCGACCGCGCCGAACGCCTTGATCGAGTCGTCGATCACCGTCCGGAGGCGCTGCGCGTCCCAGGGCGTCTCGAGGTAGACGAAGTTGAACGCCTGGTGCATCTCGTCGGGCCGCACGA encodes the following:
- a CDS encoding FAD-dependent oxidoreductase, giving the protein MSEPLRIAVVGAGPAGIYAADILKKSAAEHGRDVFIDLFEQLPAPYGLVRYGVAPDHPRIKGIIAALREVLESGVVRLFGNVRFGEDVTLDDLEQHYHGVIFATGATKDAPLEIPGIDLEGSYGAADFVSWYDGHPDVPREWPLEAKEIAVIGNGNVALDVARMLVKHPEDLLPTEVPDNVVEGLRASPVTDVHVFGRRGPLHVKFTPLELRELGELRDVDMILHDEDFGVDPDEETLKQNKQILVISRVLDQWRQRATGTASRRLHLHFWSKPDAVLGDEHVEALRVERTRPAEHGLEATGEFRDIPVQAVYRAVGYFSSPLPDVPFDDLRGVIPNIAGRVHDGSRPMPGMYATGWIKRGPVGLIGHTKSDAKETIEQLLSDEHSWWKPQAYDADAVPALLAEREVAWTDIAGWIRLDEHEQALGEPHGRARIKVVPRDEMIAVSRPE
- a CDS encoding phospholipase D-like domain-containing protein — its product is MELTLTQALTWLYVVVDVGLRLLAIVTVPYNRKPASAIAWLLIIMIQPIAGWIIFALLGNNRLPKSRRNKMAAIQKLIGETTLEVADAEAFPGRPSWLAGVVELNRELSSMPHVGPVTGVVWGEFDAQLEAMARHIDEAEQFVHIEFYLLVASERTEVFFAALERARARGVIVRVLVDHLTSVRYPRRKETLARLRGMGAEVRDMLPLRPWRKQWQRPDLRNHRKLVVIDGTVGFTGSLNLIDPSYLLRRNIRRGLQWRDAWIELAGPTVVALDALFWSDWWAETNELVELASETETPSGDLNASVIPSGPGFEGEVNLRIFLELVHAAEQRITIVSPYFVPDEAMRYAITSAAMRGIEVELFASEVGDQFWTYHAQRSYYEELLRAGVKIILFAKPTVLHSKFMTFDDRVSVIGSSNIDMRSFGLNFEVSMLLEGTSMVAQLQGIADAYRQQSTELTLPAWMARPRVAQAFDSIARLSSALQ
- a CDS encoding YajQ family cyclic di-GMP-binding protein; the protein is MADSSFDVVSKVDKMEAENAVNQARKEVEQRYDFKGVGADVAWSGDKVLLKATSEERVKAVLDVVQSKFIKRGIELKMLEQGDPYPSGKEFRIEIALKDGISTENAKKVTKLLREEGPKSVKAQIQGDEVRVSSKSRDDLQAAIKLLKGGDFEIDLQFLNFR
- a CDS encoding inositol monophosphatase family protein; this translates as MHELHDLLVGIAVEAATLARQRRAEGVTIAASKSSLEDIVTDADREVERLIVDRIRAARPEDGILGEEGTSIVGASGLTWVIDPIDGTVNYLYDIPAYAVSIALVEGAPDPTTWRALSAAVVNAATGTVFEAQRGGGARRDGRPITVADAVPAEIALVGTGFGYDGERRVRQAAVVQGLIGSVRDIRRIGAASLDLASVASGSLNAYFERGLQPWDMAAGALIVEEAGGVVRGWDGAPASSDFLLAASPALADELMALLAPLRPADV
- a CDS encoding M23 family metallopeptidase, whose amino-acid sequence is MDAARAEGEQPTRRALREQERAAAAIAMTASEARALERVFVAEGAAPLYTSRRALREAATRVAQDLPVTIAEATYTAPMITVAAPSLGNGGEALPAVRPPRPLAPRVVRRAPIAPPPQRKGERTRRIAQKLSAGGALLFIGSLVVVTSLPAQAVQPAAGIDPEVAQIHDDVQTLDSVSTETTTYFARDDVTVNDQMAVARMSAGERAAYQAVADSEPVGRSYTGDPAFPQVWSMLETGFVQTPFPTMDQVPVSSQFGYRVGGYHGGSDLTPGLGTEIRPIANGVVSAVWQGNNPGGGGYAVFIDHNIDGQFVQSWYAHMMPGTINVEVGQVVDITDVVGQVGNSGRSTGPHLHLELKNSDYVSFDPMLWLQTREMNLESR